A region of the Dasypus novemcinctus isolate mDasNov1 chromosome X, mDasNov1.1.hap2, whole genome shotgun sequence genome:
AGACATAAAAATTTACTTTAATAAGAGTTTATCAAATTGTATTCTACAGACATGGGCCCTATTTTGTCgcagaaattttgaaaagaaactgTTTGAGTACTTGCACTTACTCCCAACTGCTTTTCTGACTGCCATAAGAAGTACAATATAGAGTGACACCCTTAGAAGCCTAGGCGTGCATGCACTCCTCGCCCACCCCCTGGGGAGTGggagaagaaagcagaggaggaaaggaaagagacaggcAGTGGGAAGAACTCAAAGTCTTAACATTTCAGATGGGCTGAAGATCAACCTCAAGAGGAAAGTGAGGCTCTGAACCACAGGTGTGAACTTGGGGGAAAGGCGGCCTTTCAAATGGTAAGCGCACACACTTTTGAAGGTGCATGATGAGAGGTGGATGTAGCTTACACCGCGTCTGCATGTCAGTGTCTGTGTCCACGTCTGTGTGTAGATGCAGTAAAGATCTCTCAGTGCCTGGCCACTgagagacctttttttttttcacacggcCACTTCATCGGAATCAGCTTCAATATTGATAACCACAACCTCATCAGCATCGTTGGGGGGCGGGCTGGCAACAGGAGAGTCAGGAAGGGTGGCGGCGGCAGCAGGCTCCGGGGTCTCGGTGGCAGGGCTGGAGGTAGGCTCGGGGAGGCCAGTGACCTCAGACTCAAGGGGGCTGGTGGTGTCGGGCATGGGATGGCTGGTGGCGGCAGGCTCAGGGTGGTCAGCGGCGGTGGGCTCAGGGTGGCTGGTAGCAGGCTTGATGTGGTCAGTGGTGGGTTTCGAGTGGCTGGAGGCAGGGCTGCAGGCAGGCTTGGAGTGGCTGCCAGCAGGGAGGCGGTGGCCAGTGCCAGGCTTGGGGCGGCAGGAGGCAGGCTTGAAATGGACGGAGTCGGCCTTGAAACGGACAGAGGCAGGCTTAGGATAGACAGCGGCAGACTCAGGGTGACCCGTGGCCAGCTTGGCATGGTCAGCTGAAGCATCACCAGGCAGTGGCACATTCCGGACATTCACCGGTGCCTCCTCCACGGCAGGACGGGCGCGGGCACAGTCTTGCTCACGGGCTTGCTGGCGGGCTTGGGCGCGGGCGCGGGCACGGGCACGGGCCAGGGCACGGGCCTCCCGCATTTCGCGGGCGTCAGTGATGAGGCCAGAGAGGAAGAGGATAGGATGCCGCATCGCATGGAAGATGGTCCAGTATTCTCTTCGGAAGTTCTCATTGAGGAGCCCGTAGATCACAGCGTTGAGGCAGCTGTTGAAGTAGGCTACGAAGTAGGCCGCAAGATAGAGCCAGTTGGGGATCTTACCTGCCATCTCCTTCGGACTGACAGCCACCAGGACAGTGAGCACATTGAGAGGGCACCAGCACACTGCAAAAAGGAGGAAGATCACAAACATGGTTAGGAAATTGCGCACCTCAGCGAGCTGGTTGTCAGGGTTCTGTCCAGCCGGGTCCCGAGCCGCCAGCACTTTGGTCCAGATCCTCACGTAGCAGAAGCCCACAATGAGCAGGGGGAGGACGAAGTGGATGCAGACGATGGTCACCGCAAAGAGAGGGTTGTTCAGGTAGTTGAAGATGCAGGTGTAAGTGCGAGGATCATATTCGACGGTGCCAATGTACATGTTGGGCAGGACAGCCAGGACGGTCATGACCCAGGTGATGACCAGGTAGATGCAGGTGTTGCGCACGCTGAAGATCCGTTCATACTGGAGGCTGTGGCAGATGTAGCAGTAACGGTTGATGGCGATCGCCACGATGTTGAAGACGGAGCCTACCACACTCAGGCCCGTGACAAACCCAATTATCTGGCACTGGAACTGGCTCAGGTCCCAGCCTCCCACGGCCATGGCATGCAACATCAGAGGGTAGGGGTAGATGGCCACCAGCATATCTGCCGCTGACAGGCTGACCACGAAGATGTTGCCTGAAaagcagggcagggaaggaggaggggcgaGACAGAGGGGAGTAAATGGTTAATTAACACATTTAAAGGGGAGGAAACTAGCTGGATTCCTGACAATTCAGAATGCAGGAATTGTTTTCAAGAAACTCAGCCCGTTTTCCTTTGTCTTTATGAGTGTGCCCCAGGTGATGCCCTTGCATGCCTAGCTTGCCCTTTGCCAACCTTCTTCCTTTCAAACCACCGTCACTCTGCCCTGGGAAAGAAGCCTGTTTATGACAGAAGGCTGGGAGCATCGCAGCCCCTTGAGGAGGCTCACACTGAGACTGGGTCATGCCAGttgagagaaaagcaaagtgCCAACTTTTTCCATACTGGCAGGCCGTCCTGAGGAAGCAGGCTGGAGGGAGGTCAGAAAGCCTCAATCTAAAATAACAGCTAGATTAGCCCTCCCCCTTCTCTAGCGTAGCAGGACACCTATGGTGAAAACATACTAGAGAAAACTGTCCAAGAAAGAGGCCTTTGCTTAAAAGTCTTTTCAAATGGGATCGAGGACTTAGCCCAGTCAAAATACCTACCATTTCCAATATAACCTAAGAGAAAAATctgagaggggagggagaagccCGGTAAAATTTACTCTGAGACCAAAGAAATGGTGAACAGGAGGAAAATGTCAGGGAAATTGGTGCCCTCTGGGAAAGAAAGCAGGAAGGGTCCGGTCCCACTTCTGGGCTGCGGCGCTGAGGTAGGACAGTTTGGGTCAaagttttcacacacacacaaaagaggcCAAGTGCAGAGGCAGATGCCTCTTCCTTCGGAAACACCTCACTGCTAATTGGCATTGGTTTGGCAAACGATTTCACTTCATCTTGGACTTGGAAAAATGAGCGCTTTTTAAAAGGGCAAGGAACGGCTAGTCAGGCCTCCTCTGCAGGCGCTGCAGGCGCTGCCTCTGCGCCTTCTGCCCAAGAGGTTCTCTCTAGGGTTTTCCTTCAAAGTCCTGAACTCTAAGAAGAAgcccgggggagggaggggcaaagtcttaaaaataaaaccaccacaaccaccaccaccttTATTGACACcggagaaggagaaaaggaaagggaaagagaagtgaaaaaataaagaaggaaaagtgTGCCTGGCAGGTGGCCCCTGGGGGCTGAAGGTGCGGTCCGGGGAGCCCAGTGCGCGGCCCACGGCTCCAGGGCACGCAGGGGAAGCAGACCGACTCACCAGCCTTTAGAAGACAACTTTTAATGACCATGTACCCGCGCGCACACTCGGAACCGGATGCGCTGCTTTGCGGCTCCCTGTCCGAGCGAAGGAGCCCCCAACCCCCGCGCGCCAGTTCCCCCGGGCGCGCTCCCGCCCAGCCTTCAGACCCTGCTGGCCGACCCGCCGGACCCCGCGCCCCCCCGCCAGCCCCGCCCGCGGCCGCGCGCCCTGGCCCGGCTCGCGGCGCCGGGGAGTCCCGCTCGCCCGCTCCCCCGTCCCAGCCCCCGGCGCTCCGCCTCCCCCcgcgccgccccccgccgcctTCTTTAAGCGCCGCGGCCGCCCTCCCGCGCCCTGCAGCCTTCCGTCAGCCGCGAGCCCGAGCCCCGGGTCCTCCCCGCCCTGCGCCCCCGGGGCCCCGCTTACGGACCTCTGGCTCTCCGCCGCCGCCGTCGCTGCCGCCGCCTGCTGCGCGCAGCCCGCCGCTCGCCGCCCTGCAGCCCGCCACGGGCGGACGGGGCTCGGCTCCGCGGGCTCAGACCGCCCTGCCCGCCTCTCGGGCGCGGGGGTCTGCGCCGCGCGCGCGGGCGCTGGCGGGGAGCCGGGAGCTGGGCGGCCGCGGCGGGCTGGCGCTCGGCTCGGCTCGGGCCGGcgccgccgcggccgccgcggACTGAACTTTCTTCGGGAGGGTCGCAGCCCCGCTGCTCCCTCCGCGTCAGTTGAGCGCGGCCGCGGGTCTCTCTGCTCTGGCGCTGGCTCTCCGTCCTTCCGCCTCAGGCGCCCGACGGGGCAGAAAGCGGCGGAAACCCGGGCTTTGCACTTGAGGACGCGGGGCACCCAACGCTAATTTTCTGAGTTCCCTGAGTTCAAGGGGCCCCGGCAGAACCTCGCACACCCACCCCCCCGCAAGCTCCTGGGGAATTTGGTGGTATTGAGACGTTGAAGATGACACTGTCCCTGGGTTCTTTACTCGGGGCGCCCAAATAAGTAACAAGGGGCTGCACACtgggtaa
Encoded here:
- the GPR50 gene encoding melatonin-related receptor; its protein translation is MVSLSNMGPTLAVPTPYGCFGCKLPQPDYPPALVTFMFCAMVITIVVDLIGNSMVILAVTKNKKLRNSGNIFVVSLSAADMLVAIYPYPLMLHAMAVGGWDLSQFQCQIIGFVTGLSVVGSVFNIVAIAINRYCYICHSLQYERIFSVRNTCIYLVITWVMTVLAVLPNMYIGTVEYDPRTYTCIFNYLNNPLFAVTIVCIHFVLPLLIVGFCYVRIWTKVLAARDPAGQNPDNQLAEVRNFLTMFVIFLLFAVCWCPLNVLTVLVAVSPKEMAGKIPNWLYLAAYFVAYFNSCLNAVIYGLLNENFRREYWTIFHAMRHPILFLSGLITDAREMREARALARARARARAQARQQAREQDCARARPAVEEAPVNVRNVPLPGDASADHAKLATGHPESAAVYPKPASVRFKADSVHFKPASCRPKPGTGHRLPAGSHSKPACSPASSHSKPTTDHIKPATSHPEPTAADHPEPAATSHPMPDTTSPLESEVTGLPEPTSSPATETPEPAAAATLPDSPVASPPPNDADEVVVINIEADSDEVAV